One Manduca sexta isolate Smith_Timp_Sample1 chromosome 26, JHU_Msex_v1.0, whole genome shotgun sequence genomic region harbors:
- the LOC115441065 gene encoding phosphoribosylformylglycinamidine synthase, whose amino-acid sequence MCIIRFFASEAFSAHKTKEIVQKLISVDNDVIDLTTELCYHVELNEGCDYLNIEQIKVLKWLLSSPLQPQALRNNTQFKNVEDNQIVIEIGPRFNFSTADSSNSVQICESVGLNDIVRLEVSIRYLITFQNAKNVSAKMYEDLAAPLHDRMTQCIYTKDNLPRNSFNEGLPKNLESWYVVPLLKEGRMAMEKVNKKLGLAFDSWDMDFYMDLFVNKLKRDPTSVELFDLAQSNSEHSRHWFFKGKIILDGKEINQSLIDMVASTQETSNNNNVIKFGDNSSAIKGFKHTKLRPSNVGVPSQMILEETESDIIFTAETHNMPTAVAPFSGATTGTGGRIRDVQGVGRGGHTVAGTAGYSVGNLHIPGYDLPWEEKGWDYPHNFASPLQIIIEASNGASDYGNKFGEPVVTGFVQSYGLKNPDNERDEFVKPIMFSGGIGYMPHSMIKKNKPDKGMLLVKVGGPVYRIGVGGGAASSVAVQGGDSRDALDFGAVQRGDAEMGNRLNRVVRGCLESDVNPIESIHDQGAGGNGNVLKELVEPEGAVVFTKEFQLGDPTITTLELWGAEYQENDALLCSKENRQILEDICRRERCPVSFVGEVTGDGYVSLVEDSYKDKYLNRSERLSAENKSKLPYDLHLEAVLGNMPRKTFDLHLEKKTKLPLSLPKDITVESALNRVLRLVNVASKRYLTNKVDRCVSGLVAQQQCVGPLHSPLADCAVIALAHRGRAGAATSLGSQNIKGLLDPAAGARLSLGEAFTNLVFVGISELEDAKCSGNWMWSGKTGGAGGALVAACGALCAAMRRLGVAVDGGKDSLSMCAHLPSGPVKSPGTLVVSAYAPCPDITVKIEPALLEEGSALVYVPVSSGKYRLGGSALAQCYKQLGDTPPDLDDPAILKSLFKVTQKLLKEKKLLSGHDISEGGFVTTVLEMGIGGLRGLTLDMKVDNNVSAIEALFNEELGIVLEVSPSNLAYVLSEYKNKGVNASHIGHSGKYGMDAQVIINVNGEKVLDTVLINVFRMWEETSYRLECLQANSDCIQQEWKGLSKRKGVTYRVTFSPSEAIVKTKPVRVAVLREEGTNGDREMIASLMMANFDVFDVTMSDLQTKKITLDAFQGLVFPGGFSYADTLGSAKGWAAGIMFSESLSSQFAHFKERKDSFSLGVCNGCQLMALLGWIDPDTNTKRANKAQIFLDHNNSERFECRWSAVKISENKNNNVWFRGMGGSVLGVWVAHGEGRFTVAEPQIFEKLQKNGQIAMQYVDDDGNPTEVYPMNPNGSPEGVAGVVSADGRHVAMMPHPERCVLRWQCAAPPASPASVTPAPPADADDIANMASPWLRLFQNAYVWATKQ is encoded by the exons atgtgtattataagatttttcGCCTCTGAGGCATTTAGTGCTCATAAAACCAAAGAAATAGTACAGAAGTTGATATCTGTTGATAATGATGTGATTGATTTAACTACGGAACTGTGCTACCACGTGGAGCTGAATGAAGGCTGTGACTATCTGAATATTGAACAAATCAAAGTCTTGAAATGGCTTTTAAGTTCACCACTTCAACCACAAGCTTTGAGAAATAATACGCAATTCAAAAATGTGGAAGACAATCAGATTGTGATTGAAATTGGAccaag attcAACTTTTCAACAGCGGATTCAAGTAACTCTGTACAGATTTGTGAGAGTGTAGGCCTCAATGACATTGTGCGTCTTGAGGTGTCCATCAGGTATCTTATCACATTTCAAAATGCTAAAAACGTGTCTGCAAAAATGTATGAAGACTTGGCTGCACCACTACATGACAGGATGACACAATGCATATACACAAAGGACAATTTGCCACGAAACTCTTTCAATGAAGGGTTGCCTAAAAATTTGGAATCATGGTATGTGGTACCTTTACTCAAAGAGGGTAGAATGGCCAtggaaaaagtaaataaaaaattag GGTTGGCGTTTGATTCTTGGGACATGGATTTTTACATGGATTTGTTTGTTAACAAGTTGAAGAGAGATCCAACAAGTGTTGAGTTGTTTGATCTTGCTCAAAGTAACAGTGAACATTCGCGGCATTGGTTTTTCAAG GGGAAGATAATTTTAGATGGCAAAGAAATCAATCAGTCACTTATAGATATGGTTGCCTCCACACAAGaaacatcaaataacaataatgtcATAAAGTTTGGTGATAACAGCag tGCAATTAAAGGGTTTAAGCATACTAAACTGAGACCGAGTAATGTCGGAGTTCCTTCTCAAATGATATTGGAGGAGACTGAGTCTGATATTATATTCACTGCGGAGACACACAACATGCCGACAGCTGTGGCACCGTTTAGTGGTGCTACTACTGGCACTGGTGGGCGTATAAGGGACGTGCAAGGTGTGGGCAGAGGCGGTCATACTGTCGCTGGTACTGCTGGATACAGCGTCGGCAATTTGCACATACCAG GTTATGATTTACCCTGGGAAGAGAAAGGTTGGGACTATCCACACAACTTCGCCTCACCGTTACAAATTATTATCGAAGCTAGTAATGGGGCTTCTGACTACGGAAATAAATTCGGCGAACCAGTTGTAACAG GTTTCGTGCAATCATATGGTTTAAAAAATCCGGATAACGAACGCGACGAATTTGTGAAACCAATCATGTTCAGTGGAGGCATTGGTTATATGCCACATTCAATGATCAAAAAGAATAAACCGGATAAAG GCATGTTGTTAGTGAAAGTGGGCGGTCCGGTGTACCGCATCGGCGTGGGGGGCGGCGCCGCGTCCTCGGTGGCGGTGCAGGGCGGCGACTCCAGGGATGCACTCGACTTCGGAGCCGTACAGAGAG GAGATGCAGAAATGGGCAATCGCCTTAACCGAGTTGTACGAGGATGCTTGGAATCGGATGTGAACCCAATTGAAT CAATACACGACCAGGGCGCGGGTGGCAACGGTAACGTGTTAAAAGAACTTGTGGAGCCAGAGGGCGCTGTAGTGTTCACCAAGGAGTTCCAGCTCGGGGACCCCACCATCACCACGCTTGAACTGTGGGGCGCAGAGTATCAAGAGAATGACGCGTTACTTTGCAGCAAGGAAAACAGGCAGATTCTTGAAG ATATATGCCGTCGTGAGCGCTGTCCAGTATCGTTCGTGGGCGAAGTGACAGGCGACGGTTATGTCAGTCTCGTAGAAGATTCGTACAAAGACAAGTATCTGAACAGGTCTGAAAGACTTAGCGCTGAGAATAAGTCTAAATTGCCTTATGATTTGCATTTGGAAGCCGTTTTAg GTAACATGCCGCGAAAAACGTTTGACTTACATCTGGAAAAGAAGACGAAATTGCCTTTATCCTTGCCAAAAGACATCACAGTTGAAAGTGCTCTAAACAGAGTACTAAGGCTTGTCAACGTAGCAAGCAAGAGATATCTTACGAACAAG GTGGACCGCTGCGTGTCCGGGCTGGTGGCGCAGCAGCAGTGCGTGGGGCCGCTGCACTCGCCGCTGGCCGACTGCGCCGTCATCGCGCTCGCGCACCGCGGCCGCGCCGGCGCCGCCACCTCGCTCGGCTCGCAGAACATCAAGGGGCTGCTCGACCCCGCCGCCGGCGCGAGGCTCTCGCTCGGGGAGGCCTTTACTAATCTG GTGTTCGTGGGCATATCTGAGCTGGAGGACGCGAAGTGTTCGGGCAACTGGATGTGGTCGGGCAAgacgggcggcgcgggcggcgcgctgGTGGCGGCGTGCGGCGCGCTGTGCGCGGCCATGCGGCGCCTCGGCGTGGCGGTGGACGGCGGCAAGGACTCGCTGTCCATGTGCGCGCACCTGCCCAGCGGACCCG TGAAGTCACCCGGAACATTGGTGGTGTCCGCCTACGCACCGTGTCCTGATATAACTGTAAAGATTGAACCTGCCTTACTAGAGGAAGGTTCAGCCCTTGTGTACGTGCCGGTTTCTTCAGGAAAGTACAG gCTCGGTGGTTCTGCGTTGGCGCAATGTTACAAGCAACTTGGCGACACCCCACCAGATCTTGATGACCCTGCTATTCTTAAATCACTATTTAAAGTGACGCAAAAGTTAttaaaag AAAAGAAATTACTATCCGGCCACGACATTAGTGAAGGAGGCTTTGTGACGACTGTCCTAGAAATGGGCATCGGCGGTCTCCGAGGTCTGACACTCGATATGAAGGTGGACAATAACGTTTCGGCTATAGAAGCGTTGTTCAATGAAGAACTCGGAATTGTACTTGAAGTGTCGCCAAGTAATTTAGCGTATGTGCTTTCTGAATATAAGAATAAAGGTGTGAATGCCTCGCACATAGGTCATTCAGGGAAATATGGCATGGATGCACAg gtTATTATTAACGTTAATGGAGAAAAAGTTTTAGACACAGTCCTGATAAACGTATTTAGAATGTGGGAGGAGACAAGCTATCGCTTGGAATGTTTGCAGGCTAATTCTGATTGTATTCAGCAGGAATGGaaag GTCTTTCAAAACGTAAGGGTGTAACATACCGCGTCACATTCAGCCCCTCAGAAGCTATTGTGAAAACGAAACCTGTTAGGGTCGCTGTACTTCGAGAGGAAG GCACAAATGGCGACAGGGAAATGATAGCGTCTCTCATGATGGCCAACTTTGACGTGTTCGATGTCACAATGAGCGATTTGCAGACGAAGAAAATTACATTGGACGCTTTCCAAGGGCTCGTGTTCCCTGGTGGTTTCAGTTATGCAG atacgTTGGGATCGGCCAAGGGCTGGGCTGCAGGTATAATGTTCTCGGAATCGCTCAGTTCACAATTCGCTCACTTCAAGGAGCGTAAGGACAGTTTCTCGTTGGGCGTGTGTAACGGTTGTCAATTAATGGCGCTGCTCGGCTGGATTGACCCAGATACTAACACCAAACGGGCCAACAAGGCGCAAATATTCCTCGACCATAACAATTCGGAAAG ATTTGAATGTCGTTGGAGCGCGGTGAAAATaagtgaaaacaaaaacaataacgtATGGTTCCGCGGTATGGGAGGCAGCGTGTTGGGTGTGTGGGTCGCCCATGGAGAGGGAAGGTTCACTGTCGCCGAGCCTCAGATCTTTGAAAAGTTGCAAAAGAATGGACAGATCGCAATGCAGTATGTAGATGATGATGGCAACCCAACTGAAGTGTATCCTATGAACCCCAATGGCAGTCCAG AGGGCGTGGCGGGCGTGGTGTCCGCGGACGGGCGGCACGTGGCCATGATGCCGCACCCCGAGCGCTGCGTGCTGCGGTGGCAGTGCGCCGCGCCCCCCGCGAGCCCCGCCTCCGTCACCCCCGCGCCGCCAGCCGACGCCGACGACATAGCCAACATGGCCTCCCCCTGGCTGAGATTATTCCAGAATGCCTATGTTTGGGCCaccaaacaataa
- the LOC115441066 gene encoding uncharacterized protein LOC115441066, with protein MTLSESKFKQLKEQIILHASATERHAQILNSLKDLFKEDINSVRRFEQISNIAQLLKVLEIRDVLSEDDVAPLKDVARQLPNSSEMLRKIAEYEENHKCGEFISVPKSPPKQKEHSHSGWDINSIQNSEYSVKKERIFEVISEEIGTHWRNLARYLKTRECTIIEIDSKNIPLSSKAMEILKLHCKKANPQKWFFDLCNALDKVHRTDIVLSLQEIMSMNI; from the exons ATGACTCTATCGGaatcaaaatttaaacaattaaaagaacaaattattttacatgcAAGTGCAACTGAAAGACATGCTCAAATTTTGAACTCATTAAAGGATTTGTTTAAAGAAGATATTAATTCTGTTCGAAGATTTGAACAAATCAGCAATATAGcacaattattaaaagttttagaaATAAGAGATGTGTTGTCAGAGGATGATGTTGCTCCTTTGAAAGATGTGGCACGCCAACTACCAAATAGCTCAGAAATGCTGCGGAAAATTGCTGAATATGAAGAAAATCACAAGTGTGGAGAGTTTATTTCTG ttcCTAAGTCACCTCCAAAACAAAAAGAACATAGTCATTCTGGATGGGATATTAACAGCATACAGAATTCTGAATATTCTGTAAAAAAGGAAAGGATATTTGAAGTTATTTCTGAAGAAATTGGCACCCATTGGAGAAATCTAGCGAGATATTTGAAAACAAGGGAATGtacaataattgaaattgaCAGTAAAAACATACCACTTTCAAGTAAAGCTATGGAGATTTTGAAATTGCATTGTAAAAAAGCAAATCCACAAAAGTGGTTTTTTGACTTGTGTAATGCATTGGACAAAGTGCATAGGACTGACATAGTGTTATCACTGCAAGAAATTATGTCTATGAATATTTAG